Proteins encoded by one window of Perca fluviatilis chromosome 13, GENO_Pfluv_1.0, whole genome shotgun sequence:
- the LOC120571714 gene encoding zinc finger protein 516-like → METEEKEDVPKKATANIKAETEEDVTSGHTCGVCGRSFPLLSSLSQHMRRHTREKPYKCPYCDHRTAQKGSLKAHIRSHKLGLFSHNLSDKEKERDQGQKDNAETPDPPEIVSTSDKVHNVNGKVKKKGTKKKVKSKDGVEAGDGADDGSCTCSICGQVFPQLLLLKSHMKRHRSSQDHGCRICGRRFRQAWFLQSHMRIHRVKAQLRGGKSNELPATINGVPQDPALLTNEECLYELCAGCGNFFYDRKTLRIHEKLHKPNHCRTQTQKPPQEDIKAPELHIAKSYFLESLNLTCAGPRETPEEKSLGRRIPELDPVCSYQAWQLATRGRLVEATEKCLGWEERLADAEVAYNTEKGEYVPLKQEKKRKQIHTSSSNIKKIKGDTGLDHTSNTLTHTKGVDKKISQKDRILLNGLGHAFYEALQTKKVKDVHLTPKQTNSTRSQDQEDKKTYFCEHCDFHTVDASLLRSHLHRQHQDFLGPYCKQSTILDNINPSGSKASRYMDYLRNRSELLSQPFWNPYTCPPDQGSAESNIKTKSNGTEFKGQGHTTDDADSLLNLSSLPISEGDGTVNYPIKTEGLVRHQCPYCSHTTNYPEVLWIHQRVAHRVDNSSSMAPKWAPCTNSPKILKAGATQWRRTGPPPFLEGKDCPALPAPRTQRTQPPALTTGGSSSSKHSAPKTKSIVPKSKHQSKDSRSSDGTQSSGRMGRLPQKKSVEHNQAEKGGSKSSSTQATSSSSIVHSKSAPSSQPTSSPKHRSHRAAVEGNFPQEGLGFMLARNHGGTSSNASADRPHPCRLSCDSSSVPKDPDLWAAMNMWGHKAYLEPLRFAQVKNQSTGEMPMDIDILSLLKNYSPHDLAALYQHWGFVDPRIDPQAMLQLNENFGKEVHPTSEASKQVNSRSTSSSGSLHKGT, encoded by the exons ATGGAGACAGAAGAGAAGGAGGATGTACCAAAAAAAGCCACAGCTAATATAaaggcagagacagaggaagatgtGACTTCTGGCCACACCTGTGGGGTGTGTGGCCGCAGCTTTCCTCTTCTCAGCTCTTTGTCGCAGCACATGAGAAGACACACACGGGAGAAGCCGTACAAGTGTCCATACTGTGACCACAGAACGGCTCAGAAGGGCAGTCTGAAGGCCCACATTCGAAGCCATAAACTGGGCCTATTCAGCCATAACCTCAGTGAcaaggagaaggaaagagatCAAGGGCAGAAAGATAACGCTGAGACACCTGACCCTCCTGAAATTGTCAGCACATCTGACAAAGTTCATAATGTCAACGGGAAAGTGAAGAAGAAAGGAACCAAGAAAAAAGTTAAGAGTAAAGATGGTGTTGAGGCCGGTGATGGGGCTGATGATGGGTCCTGTACCTGCAGCATTTGTGGCCAGGTTTTCCCTCAGCTCCTACTCCTTAAATCTCACATGAAAAGGCACCGCAGCTCCCAGGATCACGGTTGCCGGATTTGCGGACGCCGTTTCCGCCAAGCATGGTTCCTCCAAAGTCATATGCGCATTCACCGGGTCAAAGCCCAGCTAAGAGGTGGCAAAAGCAATGAGCTGCCTGCCACCATCAATGGAGTTCCTCAGGACCCAGCATTGCTGACAAATGAAGAGTGCCTCTATGAGCTCTGTGCTGGCTGTGGTAACTTCTTCTATGACCGCAAGACATTACGAATACATGAAAAGCTACATAAACCGAACCACTGCCGCACTCAGACACAAAAGCCACCACAGGAAGACATTAAAGCCCCTGAGCTGCACATTGCTAAGAGTTATTTTTTGGAAAGCCTGAACCTCACATGTGCTGGACCAAGGGAAACTCCTGAGGAAAAGAGCCTGGGCAGGCGAATTCCAGAGCTGGATCCAGTTTGCAGTTACCAAGCGTGGCAGTTGGCCACAAGAGGACGACTAGTGGAGGCCACAGAGAAATGTCTGGGATGGGAGGAGAGGCTAGCAGATGCTGAGGTGGCATATAACACAGAAAAGGGCGAGTATGTACCCCTGAAgcaggagaagaagaggaagcaAATCCACACCTCCAGCTCCAACATTAAGAAGATTAAGGGTGACACAGGCCTTGATCACACATCAAACACCTTGACTCACACTAAAGGTGTtgacaaaaagatttcccagaAAGACCGTATTTTGTTGAACGGACTTGGCCATGCGTTTTATGAGGCACTGCAGACTAAGAAAGTCAAAGATGTTCACCTCACACCTAAACAGACCAACAGCACCAGGAGCCAAGACCAGGAGG ATAAAAAAACATACTTCTGCGAGCACTGTGATTTCCACACTGTCGACGCCTCACTACTCAGGTCTCACCTGCACAGGCAGCACCAGGACTTCCTGGGTCCCTACTGCAAACAAAGCACCATTTTGGACAACATTAACCCAAGTGGTTCCAAGGCCTCAAGATACATGGACTACCTCAGAAACAGGAGTGAATTGCTCAGTCAGCCATTCTGGAATCCTTACACATGTCCGCCTGACCAGGGGTCAGCAGAGTCCAACATTAAAACGAAGTCAAATGGTACTGAGTTTAAAGGGCAGGGACATACTACTGATGATGCTGATAGTCTTCTTAATCTGTCTTCATTACCCATAAGTGAAGGAGACGGCACTGTAAATTATCCAATAAAGACAGAGGGCCTGGTGAGACATCAGTGCCCATACTGCTCCCACACTACCAACTACCCAGAAGTACTGTGGATCCACCAGCGGGTTGCACACAGGGTGGATAACAGCAGCTCCATGGCACCCAAGTGGGCACCCTGCACTAACAGCCCCAAGATTTTAAAGGCAGGTGCTACCCAGTGGAGACGCACAGGGCCGCCACCATTTCTCGAAGGCAAGGACTGCCCTGCTTTACCTGCTCCAAGAACTCAACGCACACAGCCTCCAGCTTTGACAActggcggcagcagcagcagcaagcacTCAGCCCCCAAGACCAAATCAATCGTCCCTAAGTCCAAGCATCAGTCTAAGGACTCACGTTCTTCAGATGGGACACAGTCTAGTGGGAGGATGGGACGCCTACCTCAGAAGAAGTCTGTTGAACATAACCAGGCAGAAAAGGGGGGAAGTAAAAGCTCCAGCACTCAAGCTACTTCATCAAGCAGTATTGTGCACAGCAAGAGTGCCCCTAGTTCCCAGCCTACAAGCAGCCCTAAACACAGAAGCCACAGAGCTGCAGTGGAAGGAAACTTTCCTCAGGAGGGTTTAGGTTTCATGTTGGCCAGAAATCATGGCGGGACTTCATCTAACGCTTCTGCAGATAGACCCCATCCCTGCAGGCTGTCATGCGACTCCTCTTCTGTTCCTAAGGATCCTGATCTGTGGGCTGCCATGAACATGTGGGGCCACAAAGCATATTTAGAACCACTCCGTTTTGCTCAGgtaaaaaatcaatcaacagGAGAAATGCCAATGGACATTGATATTTTGAGTCTCCTGAAAAACTACAGTCCCCACGATCTGGCTGCTCTTTACCAGCACTGGGGGTTTGTTGATCCCAGGATTGATCCACAAG caatgtTGCAGTTAAATGAAAATTTTGGAAAAGAAGTCCACCCCACCTCTGAAGCTTCCAAACAA GTGAATAGCCGCTCCACTTCCTCCTCAGGGTCTCTTCACAAAGGAACGTGA